One Triticum dicoccoides isolate Atlit2015 ecotype Zavitan chromosome 4B, WEW_v2.0, whole genome shotgun sequence genomic window carries:
- the LOC119291597 gene encoding cation/calcium exchanger 1-like → MAFFKRLCESRRNAAAAAASISFLLLLLVVVCISMRTRHGGTFFFGSGAGAREQGSCEAELQALEGRAARCRYLRSSSHPPCAPTGYVDYLALFYCACGDEEGLWWSPWLGGAAIALWLLLLFYLLGDTASEYFCASLEGLSAALRLPPAVAGVTLLSLGNGAPDVLSSVVAFASDGGEAGDVGLSGALGGALFVSTVVAGVVAIVAARRGGALIERRGFVRDVCFLLVALCYLLAVLVAGTVTVWAAACFLSLYAGYVLLVSTSHCCSAAADDGGSTNTMKPSDDLAAPLLLPVAVSSKQPPRTFASGLLAAVHAPIYLPRRLTIPDIAGHRWSRPSAVASALLSPLLLAVVTSPTSPTVLLAGTLTGTLLAIGAAATTDAAAPPHGRYARLMWLSGGFLMSILWSYLLARELVALLVSTGIIVGVPASVLGVTVLAWGNSLGDLVADVAMATQDGTTGAQTAVAGCYAGPAFNTVVGLGLSMALAAGARYPEPYKIPVDASTYMTVAFLVAGLTWALVVLPARGMRLDATLGAGLLAVYLCFIAVRVADAVGVLSLDSLLPRQ, encoded by the coding sequence ATGGCTTTTTTCAAGCGGCTGTGCGAGAGCAGGCGCAATGCCGCCGCTGCCGCGGCCAGCATCTCCTTCCTGCTGCTCTTGCTCGTCGTCGTATGCATTTCCATGCGCacgcggcacggcgggaccttcTTCTTTGGCTCGGGCGCCGGAGCGCGTGAGCAGGGGAGCTGCGAGGCGGAGCTGCAGGCGCTGGAGGGCCGCGCCGCGCGGTGCCGGTACCTCCGGTCGTCGTCCCACCCGCCGTGCGCGCCAACCGGGTACGTCGACTACCTCGCGCTCTTCTACTGCGCGTGCGGGGACGAGGAGGGGCTCTGGTGGTCACCGTGGCTGGGCGGCGCCGCGATCGCGCTCTGGCTGCTCCTGCTCTTCTACCTTCTCGGCGACACCGCGTCGGAGTACTTCTGCGCCTCGCTCGAGGGCCTCTCCGCCGCGCTCCGcctgccgcccgccgtcgccggggTCACGCTGCTCTCGCTCGGCAACGGCGCGCCCGACGTGCTCTCCAGCGTCGTGGCGTTCGCGTCGGACGGCGGGGAGGCCGGGGACGTGGGGCTCAGCGGCGCGCTCGGCGGCGCCCTGTTCGTGTCCACGGTCGTCGCCGGCGTGGTCGCCATCGTCGCTGCTCGCCGCGGTGGCGCACTCATTGAGCGGCGCGGGTTCGTGCGCGACGTGTGCTTTCTTCTCGTCGCGCTCTGCTACCTCCTCGCCGTGCTGGTCGCCGGCACGGTCACCGTCTGGGCGGCGGCGTGCTTCCTCTCCCTCTACGCCGGCTACGTCCTCCTCGTCTCGACATCGCACTGCTGCTCCGCCGCCGCGGACGACGGCGGTAGCACCAACACAATGAAGCCTTCCGatgacctcgccgccccgctcctccTTCCGGTCGCCGTCTCCTCGAAGCAGCCACCAAGAACCTTCGCCAGCGGCCTCTTGGCCGCAGTCCACGCGCCGATCTACCTCCCGCGCCGCCTCACCATTCCGGACATCGCCGGGCACCGCTGGTCCAGGCCCAGCGCCGTGGCCTCGGCGctcctctcccctctcctcctcGCCGTAGTCACCTCCCCGACCAGCCCAACCGTGCTCCTCGCTGGCACCCTTACCGGCACGCTCCTCGCCATCGGCGCGGCCGCGACCACGGACGCCGCAGCACCCCCACACGGCCGGTACGCCCGCCTCATGTGGCTCAGCGGCGGGTTCCTCATGTCCATCCTCTGGTCCTACCTCCTGGCCCGGGAGCTCGTGGCCCTCCTCGTGTCCACCGGCATCATCGTGGGCGTGCCCGCGAGCGTGCTGGGGGTCACCGTGCTCGCGTGGGGCAACTCTCTCGGCGACCTGGTCGCCGACGTGGCGATGGCAACGCAGGACGGCACGACAGGCGCCCAGACGGCGGTGGCGGGGTGCTACGCCGGGCCGGCCTTCAACACGGTGGTGGGGCTGGGCCTCTCGATGGCACTGGCGGCGGGGGCGCGCTACCCGGAGCCGTACAAGATCCCGGTGGATGCGTCGACGTACATGACGGTGGCGTTCCTGGTGGCCGGGCTAACATGGGCGTTGGTGGTGCTGCCGGCGAGGGGGATGAGGCTGGACGCCACACTCGGTGCTGGGCTGCTCGCCGTGTACCTCTGCTTCATCGCCGTCCGGGTCGCCGACGCCGTCGGCGTCCTCAGCCTAGACTCTCTCCTGCCAAGACAGTGA
- the LOC119291598 gene encoding ubiquitin-related modifier 1 homolog, whose amino-acid sequence MHLTLEFGGGLELLLEKSTKVHKVDVQHRDGEDKATMKGLLSWVKSNLIKERPEMFIKDDSVRPGVLVLINDCDWELCGGLDAELEEKDVVVFISTLHGG is encoded by the exons ATGCATCTCACTCTTGAATTCGG GGGCGGTCTGGAGCTTCTCCTAGAGAAATCCACCAAGGTACACAAGGTGGATGTCCAGCATAGGGACGGTGAAGACAAG GCCACGATGAAGGGGTTGCTCTCTTGGGTGAAGTCCAATTTGATCAAGGAGCGGCCGGAGATGTTCATCAAAGATGATTCTGT GAGGCCTGGGGTTCTTGTCCTTATAAACGACTGCGACTGGGAGTTGTGTGGTGGCCTTGATGCAGAGTTGGAAGAGAAGGACGTGGTTGTGTTCATCTCCACACTGCACGGTGGTTAA